A stretch of Zootoca vivipara chromosome 13, rZooViv1.1, whole genome shotgun sequence DNA encodes these proteins:
- the PARM1 gene encoding prostate androgen-regulated mucin-like protein 1 yields MAHRGGRALAAFLLAVTAAGLNVSCASSPTPSSTVRSGTTELNDPAATTSVGPPLSTQKGASVTLTLPGGLSTQDSATAPTTTVEALSANPVSAVTSLSGATAPGSSAAAHSSPQPNTGLQTTEDTSASATPVAGTIPHSETAPVSSSPTLNGSSTNPFPTNATYLSTAGATQVPSAETSPAAVSSSKLPTGETTSGETSAAASSPGSTQGATISSQVDLSSKATPVTSTGSTTFSVGVTIQEVQRALSSGSIAAITIVVIAVVLLVFGIAAFLKIRHSSYGRLLDDHDYGSWGNYNNPLYDDS; encoded by the exons GCTTAAATGTCTCCTGTGCCTCTTCACCTACTCCCTCAAGCACGGTTCGCTCAGGAACAACAGAATTGAATGATCCCGCTGCTACAACCAGTGTTGGCCCTCCTTTGAGCACCCAGAAAGGAGCCTCCGTGACACTTACACTCCCAGGGGGACTTTCGACGCAGGATAGCGCCACTGCTCCTACCACCACAGTGGAAGCTTTGAGTGCAAACCCCGTTTCGGCTGTAACGTCCCTTTCAGGAGCAACAGCCCCGggtagctcagcagcagctcattCATCACCGCAGCCAAACACTGGCTTACAAACCACGGAAGACACATCAGCCTCTGCGACACCAGTTGCCGGCACCATTCCTCACTCAGAAACCGCACCAGTCAGCTCTTCGCCTACTCTAAATGGATCGTCCACCAACCCTTTTCCTACTAACGCCACCTATCTAAGCACCGCTGGTGCCACCCAAGTGCCGAGTGCAGAAACATCTCCAGCAGCTGTGTCCTCGAGCAAACTCCCTACTGGAgagacaacatctggagagacatcTGCGGCAGCATCCTCCCCGGGCTCCACGCAAGGGGCTACTATTTCTTCTCAAGTGGATCTGTCAAGTAAGGCTACTCCAGTGACCTCTACTGGCAGTACCACGTTCTCTGTGGGGGTAACCATACAAGAAGTTCAGCGGGCTTTGAGTTCGG GCAGCATTGCAGCTATTACCATCGTAGTGATTGCAGTGGTTCTGTTGGTGTTCGGCATAGCCGCATTCCTGAAGATCAG GCATTCTTCGTATGGGAGACTCTTGGATGACCATGACTATGGATCCTGGGGCAATTACAACAACCCTCTCTATGACGACTCTTAA